In Bacteroidota bacterium, one genomic interval encodes:
- a CDS encoding DUF502 domain-containing protein codes for MRKLISFFIQGFIFVAPLCITVYILFLIFEFFDGILPFKIPGLGILIIIVFVTLLGFIGQTIIGRPIRFVIERTIGKAPFIQAIYSSIKDLLSAFVGKEKKFNQPVLVKVNKISNLEKIGFMTKEDLSDLNIEDKVAVYFPHCYAVSGELFIVPKDDVKPLDIPAAEAMKFIVSGGVTKV; via the coding sequence ATGAGGAAGTTAATTAGTTTTTTTATTCAGGGATTTATTTTTGTCGCCCCTTTATGTATTACCGTTTATATACTATTTCTCATCTTTGAATTTTTTGACGGAATACTTCCGTTCAAAATTCCCGGGTTAGGAATTTTAATCATTATTGTTTTTGTTACTTTGCTGGGATTTATCGGCCAGACGATTATTGGACGGCCCATACGATTTGTAATTGAAAGAACAATAGGTAAAGCCCCATTCATTCAGGCGATATACAGTTCTATCAAGGACCTGCTTTCAGCCTTTGTAGGGAAAGAGAAAAAATTTAACCAGCCGGTACTGGTGAAAGTCAACAAAATATCCAACCTCGAAAAAATAGGCTTTATGACCAAAGAGGACTTATCCGATCTGAATATTGAGGATAAGGTAGCCGTATATTTCCCTCATTGCTATGCTGTTTCAGGAGAATTATTCATTGTTCCCAAAGACGATGTTAAGCCACTTGACATCCCTGCTGCAGAAGCCATGAAATTTATTGTTTCAGGGGGTGTGACCAAAGTTTAA